The Terriglobia bacterium genome has a window encoding:
- a CDS encoding exosortase/archaeosortase family protein, whose translation MFASLFAAAIVLWMDTLVALLELSAQESENTHAILVIPIAISLIWLNRGKIFRDVSLGLVSGPILLASGIALRILCSFFQASIGIENSLSISILSLVLVCIGVFALAYGTRAVAAAQFPLVMLGFIVPFPSYVVRWINLGLQYGSTVAVDWLLYLAGVPFHRDGFVILLPLRSIEIAEQCSGIRAAIILFILSMVVAHLYLRTMVLRTLLVAASVPISIIKNGLRILALCLLSNYADPEILESEFHRHSGMVFFAISIMALYFSTLVLKWIEKRKQQRSSASQRRIDHSPACV comes from the coding sequence ATGTTCGCATCGTTGTTTGCAGCAGCGATTGTCCTCTGGATGGATACGCTCGTTGCCCTGCTCGAACTTTCTGCGCAGGAATCAGAAAATACTCACGCCATACTCGTGATCCCAATCGCAATATCATTGATCTGGTTGAATAGGGGAAAAATATTTCGAGATGTCTCATTAGGGCTTGTGAGTGGTCCAATTCTCCTCGCCTCTGGCATAGCTCTCAGAATCTTGTGCAGTTTCTTCCAAGCCTCAATTGGCATTGAGAATAGTCTCAGTATTTCAATACTCTCACTTGTCTTGGTATGTATTGGGGTATTCGCGCTCGCCTATGGTACTCGAGCCGTGGCCGCCGCGCAGTTTCCTCTTGTCATGTTAGGGTTTATAGTTCCGTTCCCCTCTTACGTCGTGAGATGGATAAATCTTGGACTTCAATATGGGTCGACGGTAGCTGTCGATTGGCTCTTATATCTAGCAGGTGTTCCTTTTCATCGCGACGGATTCGTCATCCTCCTTCCCCTCCGCTCGATTGAGATTGCTGAGCAGTGCAGCGGGATCCGGGCGGCGATTATTCTTTTCATCCTGAGCATGGTGGTAGCTCATCTGTACCTGCGCACCATGGTCCTCCGCACACTCCTCGTAGCAGCATCCGTTCCGATCTCAATCATTAAGAACGGCCTGAGAATCCTCGCCCTTTGTTTGCTGAGTAACTACGCAGATCCCGAAATTCTGGAAAGCGAATTTCATCGTCATAGCGGAATGGTCTTTTTTGCAATTTCCATAATGGCACTGTACTTTTCGACTCTTGTCCTGAAGTGGATCGAAAAGAGGAAACAGCAACGGTCCAGTGCGAGCCAACGACGCATCGATCATTCTCCTGCTTGTGTCTAA
- a CDS encoding choice-of-anchor D domain-containing protein, whose translation MPRAAIPIKSRQWYPAHKSGRRQVLRLNRSVLVSGSRPEIFIFGAALFLAVVLTGCGGTSQNSSSNGSPSPSTITANPNTVSFGNVIVGATTTKTAYVTNSGTSSVTISKATVGGSGYSVAGIDVPLTLSAGQTLTYTVTYKPQTGGASNGSLTLVSDASNPTLSIVLSGTGVAAGQLTASPSTLSFGSVNTGQSKSLSGTLTASSTDITISSASLNGTWFSLSGITFPKTIASGQSSGFTITFTPTASGTSTGSVSFVSNASTSPNAVGLSGTGVQTTTPHSVSLSWMESSTSVQGYYVYRGGQTGGPYSRISGLQALTSYVDSSVVSGATYYYVVTAVGTNSAESGYSNEAVAAIPQ comes from the coding sequence GTGCCGAGAGCGGCTATTCCAATCAAGTCCAGGCAGTGGTACCCAGCCCATAAGAGCGGGCGGAGGCAAGTCTTGCGTTTGAATCGAAGTGTTCTAGTTTCAGGGTCCCGCCCCGAGATATTCATATTCGGGGCGGCATTGTTTCTTGCGGTCGTTCTGACTGGTTGTGGAGGTACTTCTCAGAATTCATCCTCGAACGGAAGCCCCTCTCCCTCGACAATAACCGCGAATCCGAACACGGTCTCGTTCGGCAACGTTATTGTGGGCGCCACCACGACAAAAACCGCATATGTTACCAACTCGGGGACGTCGAGCGTGACCATTTCGAAGGCGACCGTTGGTGGTTCCGGCTACAGTGTCGCAGGAATCGATGTTCCTCTAACTTTATCTGCCGGACAGACGTTGACCTATACAGTCACATACAAACCGCAGACCGGCGGGGCGTCCAATGGCAGCCTGACACTTGTGTCGGACGCATCGAACCCGACCTTGTCGATCGTGCTCTCCGGGACCGGAGTCGCCGCGGGACAACTCACAGCGAGTCCCTCGACTCTCAGCTTCGGGAGCGTAAACACGGGGCAGAGCAAATCCCTGAGCGGAACCTTGACCGCCAGTTCAACCGACATCACTATTTCGTCGGCAAGTCTGAACGGGACATGGTTTTCCTTGAGCGGAATCACATTCCCGAAGACAATTGCGTCTGGCCAGAGTTCGGGATTTACGATTACGTTCACCCCGACTGCGTCTGGAACCTCCACTGGATCAGTTTCGTTCGTCAGCAACGCCTCGACGTCCCCGAATGCCGTCGGATTGTCTGGCACGGGCGTGCAAACGACGACCCCTCACAGCGTCAGCCTGTCTTGGATGGAAAGCTCTACTTCTGTGCAGGGATATTACGTGTATCGCGGAGGCCAGACTGGCGGGCCTTACAGCAGAATCTCGGGGTTGCAGGCGCTCACTTCCTATGTCGATTCCAGTGTCGTAAGCGGAGCAACGTATTACTACGTGGTGACGGCGGTCGGAACAAATTCAGCGGAGAGCGGCTATTCGAATGAGGCGGTGGCAGCGATACCGCAGTAG
- a CDS encoding nucleotide sugar dehydrogenase — translation MKISIFGLGYVGTVSAGCFASRGHTVIGVDPISMKVDLINDGQSPIIEAEIGDIVAAARTAGRLRATTDVGEAIRATDLSFVCVGTPSKENGDLDLRYVERVATQIGQALASKSTFHLVVVRSTIVPGTMQTLVIPTLEKFSGKRVGNNFGICHNPEFLREGSSVRDFNFPPKTVIGELDSASGDILAALYEGFPAPLIRTDLSTAEMVKYVDNTWHALKIGFANEIGNICKSLNVDAYKVMDIFCQDKKLNISATYLEPGFAFGGSCLPKDLRALTYGAKLHDLELPILTSILASNDKQIRRGLQIIIKKEYKRVGFLGFSFKAGTDDLRESPLIELIENLIGKGYDLRIYDKNVRVASLVGANRDFIFTRIPHISKLMVDSIDAVLDHAQTIVVGNRDPEFCNITDRLHDGQMLVDFVHINNGRSANGRYEGICW, via the coding sequence ATGAAGATCAGTATTTTCGGTCTAGGTTATGTGGGTACTGTATCGGCCGGTTGTTTCGCTTCCCGAGGGCACACCGTCATTGGCGTCGATCCAATCAGTATGAAAGTCGACCTGATTAACGATGGTCAATCTCCAATTATCGAAGCCGAAATCGGGGATATCGTAGCCGCGGCACGGACTGCTGGTCGGTTACGCGCCACGACCGACGTAGGTGAAGCGATCCGAGCGACAGATCTTTCATTTGTGTGTGTGGGAACTCCCAGTAAAGAAAATGGTGACTTGGACCTGCGCTACGTGGAACGTGTAGCTACCCAGATCGGGCAAGCATTGGCGAGCAAGTCGACTTTCCACCTGGTTGTTGTTCGGAGCACTATCGTGCCGGGGACGATGCAAACACTCGTGATTCCCACGTTAGAAAAGTTCTCTGGAAAGAGAGTGGGCAACAACTTCGGCATTTGTCATAATCCCGAATTCTTGAGGGAAGGCTCGTCAGTGAGAGATTTCAATTTTCCACCCAAGACTGTCATCGGAGAATTGGACTCGGCCAGCGGTGACATTTTGGCAGCACTCTATGAAGGATTTCCCGCCCCCCTCATCCGAACTGATTTGAGTACTGCGGAGATGGTCAAGTACGTCGACAATACCTGGCACGCGCTAAAGATTGGTTTTGCCAATGAAATTGGCAACATATGCAAATCTTTAAATGTCGACGCCTACAAAGTGATGGACATTTTCTGCCAAGACAAGAAACTCAACATTTCTGCCACTTACCTGGAGCCTGGCTTTGCGTTTGGCGGTTCCTGTTTGCCAAAGGATTTGCGAGCTCTCACTTATGGCGCAAAGCTTCATGACTTGGAACTTCCAATACTCACGTCAATACTGGCCAGCAATGATAAGCAGATACGTCGGGGCTTACAGATAATAATCAAGAAGGAATACAAGCGAGTTGGGTTCTTAGGCTTCAGTTTCAAAGCGGGCACTGACGACTTGCGTGAAAGTCCCTTGATCGAACTGATTGAAAATCTCATAGGAAAAGGCTACGACCTTCGTATTTACGATAAAAACGTAAGAGTGGCGAGCCTCGTTGGTGCGAATCGAGATTTTATTTTCACAAGAATTCCTCATATCTCGAAACTGATGGTAGATAGTATCGACGCTGTCTTGGATCACGCGCAGACAATAGTTGTCGGCAATAGGGATCCAGAGTTCTGCAATATAACTGACCGTCTGCACGATGGGCAGATGTTAGTGGATTTCGTTCACATCAATAATGGCAGAAGCGCAAACGGCAGATACGAAGGAATATGTTGGTGA
- a CDS encoding GNAT family N-acetyltransferase encodes MSFTVYRTDPIKDPRWGEFISRHPNASIFHSPQWLCALQRTYSFQPIVFTTSPPGYPLSNGIVFASLSSWMMGKRLVSMPFSDFCEPLVNNPDELAGILDGVCRIAPDVKYVELRPTSDILVRSAAFAPVQQFYVHSIDLKPSLGELLAACDKRCIQQRIKRAEREQLTYKEGRSEADLASFYTLMILTRQRHQLPPQPFEWFRNLLNAVHDDLTIHLVSKGDRSIAGLLTLKFGATLYCKYSCSDHDYCNLAGGQLVFWNAICSAKAAGLSRFDFGRTEKDNTGLITFRLRWGAKQREIQYWRNPPLPIATDTGWKMTVAKEVFSHLPGPLLQAAGRLLYRHFA; translated from the coding sequence ATGAGTTTCACCGTATACCGTACGGATCCCATAAAGGATCCTCGCTGGGGGGAGTTCATTTCGCGTCATCCGAATGCCTCGATCTTTCACTCTCCCCAATGGTTGTGTGCACTGCAACGGACCTATTCATTCCAACCCATCGTGTTCACAACATCTCCCCCGGGATATCCTCTCTCCAATGGAATCGTGTTCGCATCGCTGTCATCCTGGATGATGGGCAAACGGTTGGTGTCAATGCCATTTTCGGACTTCTGCGAGCCGCTTGTTAACAATCCTGACGAATTGGCTGGCATTCTAGATGGCGTGTGCAGGATTGCTCCGGATGTCAAATATGTCGAACTCCGTCCGACGAGCGATATCCTTGTAAGGTCGGCAGCGTTTGCACCTGTTCAGCAATTCTATGTGCATTCGATCGATCTTAAGCCCAGCCTTGGTGAACTCCTGGCAGCGTGCGACAAACGCTGCATCCAGCAGCGAATCAAACGAGCAGAGCGTGAACAATTGACCTACAAGGAAGGCCGCTCGGAAGCCGATCTGGCTAGCTTCTACACTCTGATGATCTTGACACGCCAACGACACCAACTCCCCCCTCAACCGTTCGAGTGGTTCCGGAACCTGCTGAATGCTGTTCACGACGATCTAACCATTCACCTCGTCAGCAAGGGAGATCGCAGTATCGCAGGATTGCTCACCTTGAAATTCGGTGCGACGCTTTACTGTAAGTATTCGTGTTCGGATCACGATTATTGCAATCTCGCTGGCGGTCAACTGGTGTTCTGGAATGCTATCTGCAGCGCCAAAGCGGCAGGTCTTTCGAGATTCGATTTTGGCCGGACCGAAAAGGACAACACCGGTCTAATCACTTTCCGACTGCGCTGGGGAGCAAAGCAGAGGGAGATTCAGTATTGGCGTAATCCGCCTCTGCCGATAGCTACCGATACTGGCTGGAAGATGACAGTCGCAAAGGAAGTGTTCTCTCATTTGCCGGGCCCACTGCTGCAAGCAGCCGGCAGGCTTCTCTACCGACACTTCGCATAG
- a CDS encoding DegT/DnrJ/EryC1/StrS family aminotransferase, producing the protein MRGGRDSTTHTPNVETVFEQNPIWTRSGRASLYAILKCLELPAPAKVGVPLFCCSVVFDAIRRAGLSPRFIDSNASDCNISVADLRTKRADIAAVIAVHMFGQPCDIDAIVAAAEGLPVIEDCAQSLFSTYKGKQTGLLSTASFFSFRCGKYISAGEGSAIICKDVEFRKKVERIVSSFESWPAWKLLTDSLLTFGKATLYKRPWYGVIGYPVGMQLDKRMNLTAKNGFNTGKIAPTHLALINARITHFRKNIDIQREHAQMLLRSVMSGRFHLPSEGKDSSSNWFQFALRFYNTQQRDAMADYLLSRGIDCAKYLDNIVAEARALYGYRGDCPNAELLSKTVLLVPIHYNLNTRDIEHIARCINEGSQKI; encoded by the coding sequence GTGCGTGGCGGACGCGATAGCACCACGCACACGCCGAATGTGGAAACCGTCTTCGAACAGAATCCCATTTGGACCAGGTCAGGCAGGGCTTCGCTCTACGCAATTCTCAAATGCCTGGAGCTGCCGGCGCCCGCAAAAGTGGGAGTTCCATTATTTTGCTGCTCGGTCGTTTTTGATGCCATTCGTCGTGCCGGACTTTCCCCCAGATTTATCGACTCAAATGCCAGCGACTGTAACATTTCGGTCGCCGATCTCCGCACAAAGCGCGCCGACATTGCAGCGGTAATTGCAGTGCACATGTTCGGCCAGCCGTGCGATATCGACGCGATCGTTGCTGCCGCTGAGGGTCTGCCAGTGATTGAAGACTGCGCACAATCACTTTTCAGCACCTATAAAGGAAAACAAACAGGATTACTTTCAACCGCCTCGTTCTTCTCTTTTCGCTGCGGCAAATATATTTCCGCCGGTGAAGGGAGCGCCATTATCTGCAAAGACGTGGAATTCCGCAAGAAGGTCGAACGAATAGTAAGCTCCTTCGAGAGCTGGCCTGCCTGGAAACTGCTGACCGACTCGCTCCTGACCTTTGGTAAGGCAACCTTATACAAGCGTCCGTGGTACGGAGTCATTGGCTACCCTGTCGGCATGCAACTTGATAAGCGCATGAATCTGACAGCCAAGAACGGTTTTAATACAGGCAAGATCGCACCGACTCACCTTGCTCTTATCAATGCTCGCATTACGCACTTTCGGAAGAACATCGATATTCAGAGAGAACACGCTCAAATGCTTCTCCGTTCTGTGATGTCTGGGAGGTTTCACTTGCCGTCCGAAGGCAAAGACTCGTCTAGCAATTGGTTCCAGTTTGCTCTCAGGTTTTACAACACGCAGCAACGAGACGCTATGGCTGACTATCTGTTAAGCAGGGGCATCGACTGCGCCAAATACCTCGACAACATCGTCGCTGAAGCTCGTGCACTGTATGGTTATCGTGGAGACTGCCCGAATGCAGAACTGCTTTCCAAAACCGTTCTGCTTGTGCCAATTCATTACAACCTGAACACTCGCGACATCGAGCATATTGCGCGCTGCATAAATGAAGGCTCCCAGAAAATCTAA